Proteins from one Mercurialis annua linkage group LG7, ddMerAnnu1.2, whole genome shotgun sequence genomic window:
- the LOC126655540 gene encoding uncharacterized protein LOC126655540: MFDPKRSFTYDPLPCESHECGSYQSHNCQRQCGFSVNNSVKGERKVTDVDSNILLLGGGGDMEGTPTPMNIYDYYSITLLRIEYGAVVIDMDEEVHKYRAILNTGSPLTYIPDIAYKVLSDTVESQLVTLRFERADDKDDLFFEGKIEGVAIPNVTFSFANGYALVLDEYSLFYSKTPNKFCLAVYPSSNIHSAGFKTLILIGLLAQQNYNVGYDLKNGKLYFKGWIVH; the protein is encoded by the exons ATGTTTGATCCGAAAAGATCATTTACTTATGATCCTTTACCATGCGAATCTCATGAATGCGGTTCCTATCAAAGTCATAATTGTCAAAGGCAGTGCGGGTTTAGTGTAAATAATTCTGTGAAAGGCGAAA GGAAGGTAACCGATGTTGATAGTAACATCCTACTATTAGGCGGAGGTGGGGATATGGAAGGTACTCCAACACCGATGAATATTTACGATTATTACTCCATTACTTTACTCCGTATAGAATATGGAGCTGTCGTAATTGACATGGATGAGGAAGTACATAAATACCGAGCTATACTAAATACCGGATCTCCGCTTACTTATATCCCCGATATAGCGTATAAAGTACTTTCAGACACGGTGGAAAGTCAGCTCGTTACTCTACGATTTGAACGGGCTGACGATAAAGATGATCTCTTCTTTGAAGGGAAGATCGAGGGTGTGGCGATTCCAAACGTTACGTTCTCATTTGCTAATGGTTATGCTCTTGTCTTGGATGagtatagtttattttattcaaaGACTCCCAACAAATTTTGCTTGGCAGTCTACCCTTCATCTAATATACATTCCGCTGGCTTCAAAACCCTTATTCTAATTGGGTTATTAGCTCAGCAGAATTATAATGTGGGTTATGAtcttaaaaatggaaaattatatTTCAAAGGATGGATTGTTCACTAG
- the LOC126657392 gene encoding transcription activator GLK1-like: MLAVSPFISTTITNKDEIQEQMESFNTDEFPDLLGTIDFDDLFDDDVLPDLEMDSELFAEFSVSTDEESEINTSICKGKSEENSRKDEEDKNSGSGSGLDSSLSPRGEEIVSKRDKGRKSSSSSSSTQAKSNNNTHNNQGKRKVKVDWTPELHRRFVQAVEQLGVDKAVPSRILELMGIDCLTRHNIASHLQKYRSHRKHVLAREAEAATWNHRRQIYGAAGGGGGGGGVKREITPWHAPMMGFPPPMHHHSPHPHPNFRPLHVWGHPQMEQPVMHMWPKQLAHPPSHPPPPHTWPPHPPPDPSYWHHHHHQQRVQNGLISGTHCYPQPVMPPTRFSTPPVHGIPPHAMHKVDPTRQSGTNPPPFDFHPSNESIDAAIGDVLVKPWLPLPLGLKPPSLDGVIGELQRQGVAKIPPSCA, encoded by the exons ATGCTAGCTGTGTCACCATTTATAAGCACTACAATTACTAATAAAGATGAAATCCAAGAACAAATGGAGAGTTTCAACACCGACGAGTTCCCCGATTTGCTCGGAACCATTGATTTCGACGATCTTTTTGATGATGATGTGTTGCCGGATTTGGAGATGGACTCGGAGCTTTTCGCCGAGTTTTCAGTTAGTACCGACGAAGAATCGGAGATAAACACCTCGATTTGTAAAGGAAAATCCGAGGAAAATTCAAGAAAAGATGAGGAAGATAAGAACTCGGGTTCAGGTTCGGGTTTGGATTCGAGTTTGAGTCCAAGAGGAGAGGAGATTGTGAGTAAGAGAGATAAAGGAAGaaaatcatcatcttcttcatcatcaacACAAGCTAAAAGTAACAATAATACTCATAATAATCAAGGCAAAAGAAAAGTTAAG GTGGATTGGACGCCAGAATTGCATAGAAGATTTGTGCAAGCAGTGGAGCAATTAGGAGTGGATAAGGCAGTCCCTTCAAGAATTTTGGAGCTTATGGGAATTGATTGTCTCACTCGTCATAACATTGCTAGCCATCTTCAA AAATATAGATCTCATCGGAAACATGTTCTGGCTCGTGAAGCGGAGGCAGCAACATGGAATCACAGACGGCAAATATATGGAGCTGCcggaggaggtggtggcggCGGCGGTGTGAAGAGAGAAATAACACCTTGGCATGCACCTATGATGGGGTTTCCTCCGCCGATGCACCACCATTCCCCTCATCCTCATCCAAACTTTAGACCGTTGCATGTATGGGGTCATCCTCAAATGGAGCAACCGGTGATGCACATGTGGCCTAAACAACTAGCTCATCCGCCTTCACATCCACCGCCACCGCATACATGGCCTCCACATCCACCACCAGACCCTTCATATTGGCACCATCACCACCACCAGCAACGG GTTCAAAATGGACTAATTTCAGGAACTCATTGCTATCCACAGCCAGTGATGCCACCAACG AGATTTAGCACACCTCCTGTTCATGGGATCCCACCGCATGCCATGCATAAAGTAGACCCGACGAGACAATCTGGCACCAATCCTCCTCCTTTCGACTTTCATCCC TCAAACGAGAGTATAGATGCAGCCATTGGAGATGTTTTAGTGAAACCATGGCTGCCACTTCCCCTCGGATTAAAGCCACCGTCTCTTGACGGCGTCATAGGAGAGCTACAACGGCAAGGAGTTGCAAAAATACCACCCTCTTGTGCTTGA